The window TTCGTGAAATTATTCGTCAAATATGTGGTGACCACGATGTCATTATAATGCGAGGTCATATATCAAAAGATCATGTTCATTTATTTATATCAATACCGCCACAAGTATGTATCAGTCGTTTAATGCAATAT of the Deltaproteobacteria bacterium genome contains:
- the tnpA gene encoding IS200/IS605 family transposase, giving the protein MWCTKYRRKALKGNIGLRLREIIRQICGDHDVIIMRGHISKDHVHLFISIPPQVCISRLMQY